One Tolypothrix bouteillei VB521301 DNA window includes the following coding sequences:
- a CDS encoding type I polyketide synthase — protein MNESNEFNSFENKDEIAIIGMSGRFPGAKNVDIFWQNLRDGVESISFFTHDELASTGVDPVVLTDPSYVKAGSVLEDIELFDASFFGFTPKEAEIMDPQHRLLMECVWEALESAGYNSQTYTGKIGLFAGANLSSYLFSNIFSNLYPNWLSLKPVEAFQIFLGNEKDHLTTQISYKLNLTGPSVNVQTTCSTSLVAVHFACQSLLNGESDIAIAGGVSIIVPQSTGYYYEQGGILSSDGHCRAFDAKAGGTIFGNGLGVVVLKRLEEAIADGDFIHAVIKSSAINNDGSLKVGYTAPSVDGQREVILEALVLAGVEPESISYIETHGTGTTLGDPIEITALTQAFRSNSSKKGFCAIGSVKTNIGHLNTAAGITGLIKTVQALKHKQIPPSLNFDQPNPQIDFANSPFYVNTALSEWKSKSTPRRAGVSSFGIGGTNAHVILEEAPVASRSITSPSRPWQLLLLSAKTSSALEYATVNLAYYLQQNSDINLADVAHTLQVGRRTFEHQRMVVCSDLQDAINTLTSLDPQRVFTYYQKPSHHPIVFMFPGQGSQYANMAQELYEVEPTFYKQIDICADILKPLLGLDIRQILYPNEQQTNVETQCIASLQQTAITQPALFVIEYALAKLWMEWGVSPTAMIGHSIGEYVAATLAGVFSLEDALTLVTARGQMMQELPSGSMLAVALSEKDVQSLLGVEMLHTTSLQLAAINSPSSCVVSGRTEAIEVLQNYLTSKGVDCRRLHTSHAFHSHMMSDVLESFTLAVKQVSLKPPQIPFISNVTGTWIKKDEATNPSYWSQHLHQTVRFSSGILELLKQPEGILLEVGPGRTLSTFAKQHLEIDAKQLVLNSLRHPKEQQSDVAFMLNTLGRLSMAGIQIDWSGFYNYERRHRLPLPTYPFERQRYWIDGKLPSYNKEKLVVDSKINLNAKSNHSFQIEPLSDDIKDSHQKKISSHYLSPNYSNSYAPPTSNLEKQITHMWQQVLGIEQVSLYDNFFELGGNSLIATQLASRLQAIFPVELPLRDLLLEGLTVAKQAEMIEQLLLKKIDELSEEEVAVILASIN, from the coding sequence ATGAATGAGTCAAATGAATTTAATAGCTTTGAGAATAAAGATGAAATAGCTATCATCGGTATGTCAGGTCGTTTTCCAGGAGCAAAAAATGTTGATATTTTTTGGCAAAATCTGCGAGACGGTGTGGAATCAATTTCTTTTTTCACTCATGATGAACTAGCATCTACAGGAGTCGATCCAGTTGTTCTAACCGATCCTAGTTATGTGAAAGCAGGCAGTGTCTTGGAAGATATAGAGTTATTTGATGCGTCATTTTTCGGATTTACTCCTAAAGAAGCCGAAATAATGGACCCACAACATCGCCTCTTGATGGAATGCGTTTGGGAAGCTCTAGAAAGCGCTGGCTATAATTCTCAAACTTACACTGGTAAAATTGGTCTTTTCGCTGGTGCAAATTTAAGTTCTTACTTATTTTCAAACATATTTTCCAACCTATATCCTAATTGGTTATCGCTCAAACCAGTAGAAGCATTTCAAATTTTTCTTGGAAATGAGAAAGACCACTTAACAACACAAATTTCTTATAAGTTAAATTTAACAGGACCAAGTGTTAATGTTCAAACAACTTGTTCTACATCGTTGGTCGCTGTTCATTTTGCATGCCAAAGTTTATTAAATGGAGAAAGTGATATTGCGATCGCAGGTGGTGTTTCAATAATAGTGCCACAAAGCACGGGCTACTATTACGAGCAAGGGGGAATTCTGTCGTCTGATGGTCACTGTCGAGCCTTTGACGCAAAAGCCGGAGGAACTATATTTGGTAACGGGTTGGGTGTAGTGGTCTTGAAACGGTTAGAGGAAGCGATCGCGGATGGTGATTTTATTCATGCGGTTATCAAAAGTTCCGCTATCAATAATGATGGTTCTTTAAAGGTTGGTTACACAGCTCCTAGTGTAGATGGTCAAAGAGAAGTGATTTTAGAGGCGCTTGTTTTGGCTGGAGTTGAACCCGAATCCATTTCCTATATTGAAACTCATGGTACGGGAACAACTTTGGGAGATCCGATTGAAATTACCGCTCTGACACAAGCTTTTCGTTCTAACAGCAGTAAAAAAGGATTTTGTGCAATTGGTTCTGTAAAGACCAATATTGGGCACCTAAACACAGCTGCTGGTATTACTGGTTTAATCAAGACTGTCCAAGCCCTAAAACACAAACAAATACCTCCTAGTTTAAATTTTGATCAACCCAATCCTCAAATTGACTTTGCTAACAGCCCCTTCTACGTTAATACTGCGTTGTCGGAATGGAAGAGCAAAAGCACCCCTCGCCGCGCTGGTGTCAGTTCTTTTGGTATTGGAGGAACTAATGCTCACGTTATTCTCGAAGAAGCACCAGTGGCATCGCGATCTATCACTTCTCCATCACGTCCTTGGCAGTTGTTGTTACTTTCAGCTAAAACTTCTTCCGCTTTGGAGTACGCCACAGTCAACTTAGCTTATTATCTTCAACAAAATTCAGATATTAACCTTGCTGATGTTGCTCACACCCTCCAAGTTGGTCGTCGGACTTTCGAGCATCAACGGATGGTGGTTTGTTCTGATTTACAAGATGCAATTAACACACTCACCTCTTTAGATCCGCAACGAGTATTCACCTACTACCAAAAGCCCAGCCACCACCCAATCGTCTTTATGTTTCCTGGGCAGGGATCGCAGTATGCGAACATGGCGCAGGAACTTTATGAAGTTGAGCCAACATTCTACAAACAAATTGATATATGTGCAGATATTCTTAAACCTCTCCTTGGTCTTGATATACGTCAGATACTTTATCCAAATGAACAACAGACCAATGTAGAAACGCAATGTATCGCCTCTCTACAACAGACAGCAATAACTCAACCTGCTCTGTTTGTTATTGAATACGCCCTTGCCAAGTTATGGATGGAGTGGGGTGTGTCTCCTACAGCAATGATTGGTCATAGCATTGGTGAATATGTAGCCGCTACTTTAGCTGGAGTGTTTTCTTTAGAAGATGCGTTAACTCTGGTGACAGCGAGAGGTCAAATGATGCAGGAACTGCCTTCAGGAAGTATGCTTGCTGTTGCACTGTCTGAAAAAGATGTGCAATCTTTGTTAGGTGTAGAGATGTTACATACAACATCTCTACAACTAGCAGCAATTAACAGTCCTTCCTCATGTGTAGTTTCAGGAAGAACAGAAGCTATAGAGGTGTTACAGAACTATTTAACTTCCAAAGGCGTAGATTGTCGTCGTTTACACACCTCTCATGCCTTCCATTCTCACATGATGTCAGACGTGTTGGAATCCTTCACTCTTGCAGTTAAACAAGTTAGCTTAAAACCACCTCAAATTCCCTTCATTTCTAACGTGACTGGTACTTGGATTAAGAAAGATGAAGCAACCAACCCAAGTTATTGGAGCCAACATCTACATCAGACGGTAAGATTTTCTTCTGGAATTCTTGAGTTGTTAAAACAACCAGAAGGAATTTTACTAGAAGTTGGTCCAGGGCGAACATTAAGCACATTTGCTAAACAGCACTTAGAAATAGATGCTAAACAATTAGTACTTAATTCTTTACGCCATCCTAAAGAACAACAATCAGATGTTGCTTTTATGCTGAATACATTAGGTCGTCTTAGCATGGCAGGTATACAGATAGATTGGTCAGGATTTTACAATTATGAAAGACGCCATCGTCTTCCCTTACCTACTTACCCCTTTGAACGCCAGCGTTATTGGATTGACGGGAAGTTGCCATCATATAATAAGGAAAAATTGGTTGTTGATTCTAAAATAAATTTAAATGCGAAGAGCAACCATAGCTTTCAAATAGAACCTTTATCAGATGATATAAAAGATTCCCATCAAAAAAAAATATCCTCACATTATTTAAGTCCAAACTATAGTAATTCTTATGCTCCTCCAACAAGCAACTTAGAAAAACAAATTACCCATATGTGGCAACAGGTTTTAGGAATTGAGCAAGTTAGTCTTTATGACAACTTCTTTGAATTAGGAGGAAATTCTCTCATTGCCACTCAATTAGCTTCACGGTTACAAGCAATATTTCCTGTGGAATTACCACTCCGTGACCTTTTACTGGAAGGATTGACTGTAGCTAAGCAAGCAGAAATGATTGAACAACTTCTTTTGAAAAAGATTGATGAATTATCTGAAGAGGAAGTTGCTGTTATTTTAGCTAGTATAAATTAA
- the panP gene encoding pyridoxal-dependent aspartate 1-decarboxylase PanP, which yields MTLSKKETTPNYCLEVESALKYGIEEKVMQMFTPLSHATSIGKKMDVRVATLAENFLEVNNTSTDIDIDSLVEKFADSNVPIEPSNFDSYFEYLANNVVSHSVQTSSPKFIGHMTSALPYFVQPLAKLMTAMNQNSVKIETAKALSFYERQALAMMHRLIYQFGDRFYAQHAQNSESTLGILVSGGTTANITALWCARNAFLGPKDGFLGVETEGLTAALDFYGYKGAVIIGSELMHYSFDKAADLLGIGTRGLVKIPANREGRVDISALRQAVAQCRLQNQYIIAIVGIAGTTDSGGVDALSDIAEIAQQNNIHFHVDAAWGGPLIFSKQHGHKLAGIERADSVTIDGHKQLYLPMGIGMLFLRDPHLAKAIEKQASYTMRKGSFDLGKRALEGSRPGMALFLHAGLNLIGSQGYEFLIDEGIRKTQYMADRIRSMPEFELLAEPDTNLLIYRYIPEPLRGLVAKKQLTEIDNLLINEFNENLQKNQRQTGHTFISRTTKIISEFDKKIPVIALRAVIANPLTTEDDIDIVLNEQIEIALKLQFQFL from the coding sequence ATGACATTAAGTAAAAAAGAAACCACACCAAATTACTGTCTTGAGGTTGAGTCAGCATTAAAGTATGGAATTGAAGAAAAAGTCATGCAAATGTTTACTCCATTGAGTCATGCAACATCTATAGGAAAAAAGATGGATGTGCGGGTTGCAACTTTAGCTGAAAATTTTTTAGAGGTCAATAATACTAGTACTGACATTGACATCGATTCTTTAGTGGAAAAGTTTGCTGACAGTAATGTCCCTATCGAACCCTCTAATTTTGATAGTTATTTTGAATACTTAGCTAATAATGTTGTTTCTCATTCAGTACAAACATCTTCACCAAAGTTTATTGGTCACATGACCTCTGCACTTCCCTATTTTGTGCAACCTCTGGCTAAACTCATGACGGCAATGAACCAAAATTCCGTCAAAATAGAAACAGCTAAAGCTCTAAGCTTCTATGAACGTCAGGCTTTAGCAATGATGCACCGACTGATTTACCAATTTGGCGATCGCTTTTATGCTCAGCACGCTCAAAACAGCGAGAGTACACTGGGAATTTTAGTTTCTGGCGGTACAACGGCTAATATTACAGCGCTTTGGTGTGCTCGCAATGCTTTTTTGGGGCCGAAGGATGGCTTTCTTGGCGTAGAAACAGAAGGTTTAACTGCCGCCCTAGATTTTTATGGCTACAAAGGAGCCGTCATCATTGGTTCTGAGTTGATGCATTACTCTTTTGATAAAGCCGCTGATTTATTGGGTATCGGTACCCGTGGTTTGGTTAAAATTCCCGCTAACCGTGAAGGGAGAGTAGATATATCTGCGTTACGCCAAGCTGTTGCACAGTGTCGTCTGCAAAACCAGTATATTATTGCTATCGTCGGTATTGCAGGAACGACGGATTCTGGTGGAGTGGACGCACTTTCTGATATCGCAGAGATTGCACAACAAAACAATATTCATTTTCACGTAGATGCTGCCTGGGGCGGACCGCTCATTTTTTCCAAACAACACGGACATAAACTTGCTGGTATCGAACGAGCTGATTCAGTGACCATTGATGGACACAAACAGCTCTATCTACCAATGGGTATTGGTATGCTTTTTCTGCGTGACCCACACTTGGCGAAAGCGATCGAAAAACAAGCAAGTTATACAATGCGTAAAGGCTCCTTCGATTTAGGTAAACGCGCTTTAGAAGGTTCTCGACCAGGTATGGCTTTATTCTTACATGCTGGACTAAACTTGATTGGAAGCCAAGGTTATGAATTTTTAATTGATGAAGGTATTAGAAAAACACAATATATGGCAGACCGTATCCGGTCAATGCCTGAATTTGAATTGCTAGCAGAACCTGATACTAACTTGCTCATTTATCGCTATATTCCAGAGCCATTGAGAGGGCTAGTTGCAAAAAAACAATTAACAGAAATTGATAACTTACTGATTAATGAATTCAATGAGAATCTTCAAAAAAATCAACGTCAAACAGGTCATACTTTTATCTCTCGAACCACAAAAATAATTTCGGAATTTGACAAAAAAATTCCTGTAATTGCTTTACGTGCGGTCATTGCAAATCCATTAACTACTGAAGATGATATCGATATCGTTTTGAACGAGCAGATTGAAATTGCTTTGAAGTTGCAATTTCAATTTCTTTAA
- a CDS encoding class I SAM-dependent methyltransferase, translating into MSSANASLEQNIRSFYNDVNVAYSGEQVSDIWLNFVGKHFLEYLPLGSYILDIGCGKGELVRKLINKGYQVTGLDISDGMLEFARKKIPNGRFMRDDILSLELPPTFNAVVASNNVFNHILNLDDLTKAFQNIYSALLENGWFVFDSTEGSRVLDGDSPIENPLADGDFGEDYAWLERYTNNTPDGKSYQYQRVTFQLLNGQWQRSESVCTIQGYSKAEVQFALEKAGFTKVTIYDLTKDKDFPTHFLEDLRMAYVARKL; encoded by the coding sequence ATGTCTTCAGCAAATGCATCTCTTGAACAGAATATTCGCTCGTTTTATAATGACGTAAATGTAGCGTATTCAGGAGAACAAGTCAGTGATATCTGGCTAAATTTTGTGGGAAAACATTTCCTAGAATATTTGCCCTTAGGAAGCTATATTTTGGACATTGGCTGCGGGAAAGGAGAGCTAGTAAGAAAGCTGATAAACAAAGGTTATCAAGTCACTGGTCTCGATATATCTGACGGGATGTTGGAATTTGCTCGTAAAAAGATACCAAATGGTCGATTTATGCGAGATGATATACTCTCCTTAGAATTACCACCTACTTTCAATGCGGTTGTTGCATCAAATAATGTCTTCAATCATATTTTAAATCTTGATGATTTAACAAAGGCTTTCCAAAATATTTACTCAGCACTTTTAGAAAATGGTTGGTTTGTATTTGACTCAACTGAAGGCTCGAGAGTACTAGACGGTGATAGTCCAATTGAAAATCCTCTAGCCGATGGTGATTTTGGAGAAGATTATGCTTGGCTGGAGCGTTATACGAACAATACCCCTGATGGGAAATCATATCAATACCAGCGAGTTACATTTCAACTGTTGAATGGACAATGGCAACGTTCAGAAAGCGTTTGTACAATACAAGGTTATTCTAAAGCAGAAGTTCAATTTGCTCTAGAAAAAGCAGGCTTCACAAAAGTAACGATCTATGATTTAACAAAAGATAAAGATTTTCCAACACATTTCTTGGAAGACTTAAGGATGGCATATGTTGCTCGTAAGCTCTAG